One Rosettibacter firmus genomic window carries:
- a CDS encoding PKD domain-containing protein yields the protein MKKLLACIFVFLFSFSGFYLDREDVTFPVFQFPHDRIPVIDGNPDDWAIVPESYTIGIEQAWEDSGKQDSINKKNLDFKVKVGWVKGLNRLYFLYEAYDDFWNFCRNDHHNDIFEVVVDGDLSGGPLVDHAHYKVWTPEAVGTDRVKLDPRITPEDEHWLIHGVHAQNYHIFTPPGKKDWCMVWGIQPWIKEFPYALSACKYNFTRTGQSGKLILEFYITVFDYAPADGPARAVESKFEENKLIGLSWAVIDYDDSTSTSHNGFWNLSRHHTMYGNASYLCLFKLMPLLPEFLPKLKANWSFKVIDFEKRIVAFKDLSIGNIKKWKWDFGDGNYSYEQNPVYQYKKGGDYNVTLYIEGPDGKDQLTKVWDVSFK from the coding sequence ATGAAAAAATTGTTAGCATGTATATTTGTTTTCCTTTTCTCTTTTTCAGGATTTTATCTTGATAGAGAAGATGTAACATTTCCGGTATTTCAATTTCCGCATGATCGCATTCCAGTTATTGATGGTAATCCTGATGATTGGGCAATAGTTCCAGAATCATATACAATAGGTATTGAACAAGCCTGGGAAGATTCTGGTAAACAGGATTCTATTAATAAAAAAAATCTTGATTTTAAAGTAAAAGTTGGATGGGTAAAAGGATTAAATAGACTTTATTTTTTATACGAAGCTTACGATGATTTCTGGAATTTTTGTCGCAACGATCATCATAATGATATTTTTGAAGTTGTGGTTGATGGCGATTTGTCAGGTGGTCCCCTTGTTGACCATGCACATTATAAAGTATGGACTCCAGAAGCTGTTGGAACTGATCGTGTTAAATTAGATCCACGAATTACTCCAGAAGATGAACACTGGTTGATTCACGGAGTTCATGCACAGAATTATCATATTTTTACTCCACCAGGGAAAAAAGATTGGTGTATGGTCTGGGGTATTCAGCCCTGGATTAAAGAATTTCCTTATGCTCTTTCTGCTTGCAAATATAATTTCACAAGGACAGGCCAATCTGGTAAATTAATTTTAGAATTTTATATAACTGTCTTTGATTATGCCCCTGCTGATGGACCTGCCAGAGCAGTCGAATCAAAATTTGAAGAGAATAAATTAATTGGTTTATCATGGGCGGTGATTGATTATGATGATTCTACTTCAACAAGCCACAATGGATTCTGGAATCTATCACGTCATCATACAATGTATGGAAATGCATCTTATCTATGTTTATTCAAATTAATGCCACTCTTACCAGAATTTTTACCAAAATTGAAAGCAAACTGGAGTTTTAAAGTTATTGACTTTGAAAAGAGAATTGTTGCTTTTAAAGATCTCTCAATCGGTAATATAAAAAAATGGAAATGGGATTTTGGAGATGGAAATTATTCTTATGAACAGAATCCTGTTTATCAATACAAAAAAGGTGGTGATTATAATGTTACACTTTATATCGAAGGTCCTGATGGCAAAGATCAATTAACTAAAGTTTGGGATGTTAGTTTTAAGTAA
- the rhaM gene encoding L-rhamnose mutarotase, which translates to MKKIAFKMKLKPGYKEEYKRRHDQIWPELKELLKNSGISDYSIFLDEETNTLFAVQKVEGDSSSQDLGLNPVVQKWWKYMADIMETNPDFSPITIPLEMVFHMD; encoded by the coding sequence ATGAAAAAAATTGCATTTAAGATGAAATTAAAACCTGGTTATAAAGAAGAATATAAACGTAGACACGACCAGATATGGCCAGAATTAAAAGAATTGCTAAAAAATAGTGGAATTAGTGATTACTCAATCTTTTTAGATGAAGAAACAAATACACTTTTTGCTGTTCAAAAAGTAGAAGGGGATTCGTCTTCTCAGGATTTAGGTCTTAATCCTGTAGTACAAAAATGGTGGAAGTACATGGCAGATATTATGGAGACAAATCCCGATTTCTCCCCGATAACAATACCATTAGAAATGGTATTTCACATGGATTAA
- a CDS encoding L-rhamnose isomerase has translation MKNQKNIEQAYQNAKQLYADLGIDTDLVLKKLDEIEISLHCWQADDVGGFETPDAELSGGGLQVTGNYPGKARNVEELRSDIEKVMSLLPGKQRLNLHAIYGDFKGKKVDRDQITIEHFQSWIDWAKKLNIGMDFNPTCFSHPYADDGFTLSCKNEKHRKFWIEHVKRTREIAAEIGKQLGKPCINNIWIPDGSKDISVDRYTHRALLKDSLDEIFKVEYPKDYLKDSLESKLFGIGSESMVVGSHEFYLGYAIKNNKMICIDSGHFHPTEQIGDKISALLLFVDELLLHVSRGIRWDSDHVVIFNDEVQFLAQEIVRANALNRVNIALDFFDASINRIGAYVIGTRATQLALLYALLEPTHLLKELEEKGKYFERLAYIEIMKTKPFGAIYDYYCLINNVPVGDYYINEIQKYEKEVLSKRS, from the coding sequence ATGAAAAATCAAAAAAATATAGAACAGGCATATCAAAATGCTAAACAATTATATGCAGACTTGGGTATTGATACAGATCTTGTATTAAAAAAGCTTGATGAAATTGAGATAAGTTTACATTGCTGGCAAGCTGATGATGTCGGTGGATTTGAAACTCCCGATGCAGAGTTAAGTGGAGGAGGTCTTCAGGTAACAGGTAATTATCCAGGTAAAGCAAGAAATGTAGAAGAGTTGCGTTCGGATATCGAAAAAGTTATGAGTTTACTACCTGGCAAACAACGTTTGAATCTTCATGCAATATATGGAGATTTTAAAGGTAAAAAAGTTGATCGTGATCAGATAACAATTGAACATTTTCAAAGCTGGATTGATTGGGCAAAAAAATTAAATATTGGTATGGATTTTAATCCAACCTGTTTTTCGCATCCATATGCAGATGATGGGTTTACTCTTTCATGTAAAAATGAAAAACATCGTAAATTCTGGATTGAACATGTTAAACGAACCAGAGAAATAGCTGCAGAAATAGGCAAACAACTTGGTAAACCTTGTATTAATAATATCTGGATTCCAGATGGTTCAAAAGATATTTCTGTTGACCGCTACACACATCGTGCATTATTAAAAGATTCACTCGATGAAATTTTCAAAGTCGAATATCCAAAAGATTATTTAAAAGATTCACTTGAAAGTAAATTATTTGGAATTGGTTCAGAATCAATGGTTGTTGGCTCTCATGAATTTTATTTAGGTTATGCAATTAAAAACAATAAGATGATTTGCATTGATAGTGGACATTTTCATCCTACAGAACAAATTGGAGATAAAATTTCAGCTCTCCTTCTTTTTGTTGATGAATTGTTATTACATGTAAGTCGTGGTATTCGCTGGGATAGTGATCATGTTGTTATTTTTAATGATGAAGTACAATTTTTAGCTCAGGAAATTGTTCGTGCTAATGCTTTAAATAGAGTAAATATTGCTCTTGATTTTTTTGATGCAAGTATAAATCGGATTGGTGCATATGTAATTGGCACAAGAGCTACTCAATTAGCATTATTATATGCACTACTTGAACCAACACATTTATTAAAAGAACTCGAAGAAAAAGGGAAGTATTTTGAAAGACTTGCTTATATCGAAATAATGAAAACAAAGCCATTCGGGGCAATTTATGATTATTATTGTCTCATCAATAATGTACCTGTTGGAGATTATTACATTAATGAAATTCAGAAATATGAAAAAGAAGTTTTAAGTAAAAGGAGCTAA
- a CDS encoding glycoside hydrolase family 2 protein has translation MLRKIVVNLIFLFLFSSIYSQNLISEKTDLITNILNRKFISLNGRWNYIIDPYENGYYNYRRQPYDATGEDLRGFYANYKPKDKTERVEYDFDLSPAMTIPGDWNSQVNELKFYEGTIWFKRNFVINKKDDKRYFLYFGAVNYEAHVYLNGKKLGVHVGGFTPFNFEVTQYLKNGDNFIIVKVDNTRRLDGVPTVNTDWWNYGGITRDVLLIETNQTFIKDFLIQLKKDNNKLIEGFVQLDGINKKQKINITIPLAGVQYKFNTDENGFAKFNIPVKNLKLWSPETPFLYDVNIIAETDTLKDQIGFRTIAVSGTDILLNGKPIYLRGICIHEENPLKTGRAYSEGEAFMLLNWAKELNCNYVRLAHYPHNEYMIRTAEKLGLLVWEEIPVYWTIQWENKETLQNAINQLTDMIIRDRNRANVIIWSIGNETPVTEQRINFMRTLAEKARQLDSTRLISAALEVHSLKEDPTTYVIDDPLGEYLDVLSFNEYIGWYDGKPDKCDKLKWQFKYNKPVLISETGAGALQGFYADSVTVWSEDYQEYFFKKQLNMIKNQKQIKGLTPWILVDFRSPRRQHPVYQNYWNRKGLISSSGIKKKAFYVLKKYYDEIENTSKH, from the coding sequence ATGTTAAGAAAAATTGTGGTGAATTTAATATTTCTCTTTCTTTTTTCTTCAATTTATTCCCAAAATTTAATTAGTGAAAAAACTGATTTAATTACCAACATACTTAATCGAAAATTTATATCATTAAATGGTAGATGGAATTATATAATTGATCCATATGAAAATGGTTACTATAATTACAGACGCCAGCCATATGATGCTACAGGAGAAGATCTAAGAGGATTCTATGCAAATTATAAACCAAAAGATAAAACAGAAAGAGTAGAATATGATTTCGATTTGTCACCTGCAATGACAATACCTGGTGATTGGAATTCTCAGGTTAATGAATTAAAATTTTATGAAGGTACAATCTGGTTTAAAAGAAATTTTGTTATAAATAAAAAGGATGATAAAAGATATTTCCTTTATTTTGGTGCTGTTAACTATGAAGCACATGTTTACTTAAATGGGAAAAAACTTGGTGTCCATGTTGGTGGTTTTACTCCATTTAATTTTGAGGTGACACAATACCTTAAAAATGGAGATAATTTTATTATAGTAAAAGTTGATAATACAAGAAGATTGGATGGAGTTCCAACTGTAAATACAGATTGGTGGAATTATGGTGGTATTACACGAGATGTATTATTGATCGAAACAAATCAAACATTCATTAAAGATTTCTTAATTCAATTGAAAAAAGATAACAACAAATTAATAGAAGGTTTTGTACAATTAGATGGCATTAATAAAAAACAAAAAATAAATATCACAATTCCATTAGCTGGAGTTCAATATAAATTTAATACTGATGAAAATGGTTTTGCAAAATTCAATATCCCTGTAAAGAATTTAAAACTCTGGTCTCCCGAAACTCCTTTTCTTTACGATGTAAATATCATTGCAGAAACAGATACTTTAAAAGATCAAATTGGATTCCGTACAATTGCAGTAAGTGGAACAGATATTTTATTGAATGGAAAACCAATTTATCTAAGAGGAATTTGTATACATGAAGAAAATCCTTTAAAGACAGGTAGAGCTTACTCAGAAGGAGAAGCATTTATGTTATTAAACTGGGCAAAGGAATTAAATTGTAATTACGTTCGATTGGCACATTATCCACACAATGAATATATGATAAGAACAGCTGAAAAATTGGGATTGCTGGTCTGGGAAGAAATTCCAGTCTATTGGACAATTCAATGGGAGAATAAGGAAACTTTACAAAATGCTATTAATCAGTTAACAGACATGATTATTCGAGATAGAAATAGAGCAAATGTTATTATATGGTCTATTGGCAACGAAACACCAGTGACAGAACAAAGAATAAATTTTATGAGAACTCTTGCAGAAAAAGCACGTCAATTAGATAGCACAAGATTAATCTCCGCAGCACTTGAAGTTCATTCACTAAAAGAAGATCCCACAACTTATGTTATCGATGATCCACTGGGAGAATATCTTGATGTTTTATCATTTAATGAATATATAGGATGGTATGATGGCAAACCAGATAAATGCGATAAATTAAAATGGCAATTCAAATACAATAAACCAGTTTTGATAAGTGAAACAGGAGCAGGTGCTCTTCAGGGATTTTATGCAGATAGTGTAACTGTGTGGTCAGAAGATTATCAGGAATATTTTTTCAAGAAGCAATTGAATATGATTAAAAATCAAAAGCAAATTAAAGGATTAACTCCATGGATACTTGTGGATTTTAGATCGCCAAGAAGACAACATCCAGTTTATCAAAACTACTGGAATCGTAAAGGATTAATTTCAAGTTCAGGCATTAAGAAAAAAGCTTTTTATGTTTTGAAAAAATATTATGATGAAATTGAAAATACCAGTAAGCATTGA
- a CDS encoding glycoside hydrolase family 28 protein, whose product MNRREAIKKTVGVIALTALSPAVTPLIFSSKSKKEFNVLKFGARGDGKTLDSPAIQKAIDNAHASGGKVIVPEGYKFLIGTIELKSGIEFFIDQGAELIISTEQSHYKNSTAFYADGAEELIISGYGNINGRAVEFMSHYEEANEWWIPKEWRPKMFILKSCRNLTTKEFTFGNAPEWGLHMLGCENVLVDGIKIRNLLNVPNCDGIDPDHCRNVEIKNCDIVCGDDAIVIKATKQEIDYGPSSNIYVHDCVLETQDSGVKIGTETTSDINKITFENCKIKSSCRGLNIQLRDNGVVSDIVFSNIEFVSKYHSDPWWGRGEAISFTAIPRNKDTKCGKIKNVIVKNVSGKAENSIRINGTKESIIENVLLENVSVEFNRWTKYKGGLFDNRPTTVYEPIEYCDNPGISIRYAKDIMIVNSSINWGNNIPEYFSNAIKVENSQGVKIKSFTGKSANPNLYEDIVFL is encoded by the coding sequence ATGAATCGTCGTGAAGCAATTAAAAAAACTGTTGGTGTTATAGCATTAACAGCTTTATCACCAGCAGTTACACCATTAATTTTTAGCAGTAAATCAAAAAAGGAATTTAATGTTTTGAAATTTGGAGCCAGAGGAGATGGTAAAACTCTTGATTCTCCTGCGATTCAAAAAGCAATTGATAATGCACATGCTTCTGGAGGAAAAGTAATAGTTCCTGAAGGATATAAATTCTTAATTGGCACAATTGAACTTAAAAGTGGTATAGAATTTTTTATTGATCAGGGAGCTGAATTAATTATCAGTACAGAACAATCGCATTATAAAAATTCAACTGCATTTTATGCAGATGGTGCAGAAGAACTTATTATTTCAGGTTATGGCAATATAAACGGTCGTGCAGTTGAATTTATGTCTCATTACGAAGAAGCAAATGAATGGTGGATCCCTAAAGAATGGCGACCTAAAATGTTCATTCTTAAATCCTGTAGAAATCTAACCACAAAAGAATTTACATTTGGCAATGCTCCTGAATGGGGTTTACATATGCTTGGATGTGAAAATGTATTAGTTGATGGCATTAAAATAAGAAATCTTCTTAATGTCCCTAATTGTGATGGAATAGATCCAGACCATTGTAGAAATGTTGAAATCAAAAATTGTGATATTGTTTGTGGTGATGATGCAATAGTTATTAAAGCAACAAAACAGGAAATTGATTATGGCCCTTCATCAAATATTTATGTCCATGATTGTGTACTTGAAACTCAGGACTCAGGTGTAAAAATTGGTACAGAAACAACTTCTGATATTAACAAAATTACTTTTGAAAATTGTAAGATTAAATCCAGTTGCAGAGGATTAAATATCCAGCTGCGAGATAATGGAGTTGTAAGTGATATTGTTTTTAGTAATATAGAATTTGTGTCTAAATATCATTCTGATCCATGGTGGGGACGTGGTGAGGCTATTTCGTTTACTGCTATTCCAAGAAATAAAGATACAAAATGTGGAAAAATTAAAAATGTTATTGTAAAGAATGTAAGTGGCAAAGCTGAAAATAGCATAAGAATTAATGGTACTAAAGAAAGTATTATTGAAAATGTTCTTTTAGAAAATGTATCTGTTGAGTTTAATAGATGGACAAAATACAAAGGAGGACTATTCGATAACCGTCCCACTACAGTTTATGAACCTATTGAATATTGTGATAATCCGGGAATAAGTATCAGGTATGCAAAAGATATCATGATAGTAAATAGTTCAATTAATTGGGGTAATAATATTCCTGAATATTTTAGTAATGCAATTAAAGTTGAAAATTCTCAAGGTGTCAAAATAAAATCGTTTACTGGCAAATCTGCTAATCCGAATTTATATGAAGATATAGTTTTTCTATAG
- a CDS encoding L-rhamnose/proton symporter RhaT — MESFMSIILIAIGSICAASFYVPIKKIKEWSWESYWIVQGIVSWIIAPWVFAYFTVPELGNVLANSPANAIWGAIIFGALWGVGGLTFGLSMRYLGVGLGQSVALGFTAALGTLIPPFVSGRNLFLTHEGRLILLGVAVCVTGIAIVGYAGVLRSRNMPEEDRKKAIKDFALKKGLLIAVLSGLMSACFNYGINGIPGVVDAGYVIQKVAAEYNTDPLFVVNPAYILVMFGGFLTNFVYCMYLNFKNKTFSDYYSVNKKVLFNNLLFCLLGGTLWYLQFFFFGMGQSKLPQAMFVFGWSILMALNILFSNVWGLILKEWKGAGAKTMATLFFGLIVLILSTFVIKL; from the coding sequence ATGGAATCATTTATGAGTATTATTCTTATTGCAATCGGCAGTATATGTGCTGCCAGTTTTTATGTACCAATAAAGAAAATTAAAGAATGGTCATGGGAATCTTATTGGATTGTTCAGGGAATTGTTTCATGGATAATTGCACCATGGGTCTTTGCATACTTTACAGTACCTGAACTTGGAAATGTACTTGCTAATTCACCTGCTAATGCAATATGGGGAGCAATTATTTTTGGTGCATTGTGGGGAGTTGGTGGACTTACATTTGGTTTAAGTATGCGATATTTAGGTGTTGGACTCGGTCAATCTGTTGCTCTTGGTTTTACTGCAGCTCTTGGAACTTTAATCCCGCCTTTTGTCTCGGGTAGAAATTTATTTTTAACACACGAAGGAAGATTAATTCTCTTAGGTGTTGCCGTTTGTGTAACAGGAATAGCTATTGTTGGTTATGCTGGTGTTTTAAGATCTCGTAATATGCCAGAAGAAGATAGAAAAAAAGCAATAAAAGATTTTGCTTTGAAAAAAGGATTATTAATAGCAGTACTATCGGGATTGATGAGTGCTTGCTTTAATTATGGTATTAATGGAATACCAGGTGTTGTCGATGCAGGTTATGTTATTCAGAAAGTAGCAGCTGAGTATAATACTGATCCATTGTTTGTTGTTAATCCAGCATATATTCTTGTAATGTTTGGAGGATTTTTAACAAACTTTGTTTACTGCATGTACCTGAATTTTAAGAATAAAACTTTTAGTGATTATTATTCTGTTAATAAAAAAGTTCTATTTAATAATTTATTGTTCTGTTTATTAGGTGGTACACTCTGGTACTTACAATTCTTTTTCTTTGGTATGGGACAAAGCAAACTTCCACAGGCAATGTTTGTTTTTGGCTGGAGTATTTTGATGGCTCTTAATATTCTTTTCAGTAATGTATGGGGATTGATTTTAAAAGAGTGGAAAGGTGCTGGAGCTAAAACTATGGCAACTTTATTTTTTGGTTTAATAGTTCTTATTCTTTCAACATTTGTAATCAAATTATAA